The segment CCCCATCCTTCTTTGCGGTCACCACCTTCTTCATGATCTCGCCTCGCTCGATGCAGCGCTGCGTCGGCCGACGTAAGGCTGCGCGAACAGATAGAGCCCGGTCGCAAGCAACGGGATCAGCGGCACGAACGCCATGAGCCCGATCCATGTGGCCTGAACCTGCATGATCAGCGCAACGATGTTGGCGCTGACGGCGAGTGTGAAGGCGATGGACAGCCAGCGATGGATCTGCCGAATCCACATGTTCGAACTCAATGGGACCTCCTTTGAGAAATGATTGATGGCCAGGCTAGTCGGCTCGCGCCAGCAGCTCATCCAGCTTGGCAAAAAACTGCTTCCAGCCGGCATGGGCGCCGCCATAGGCCTGCTTCTGGCTGGGGCGGAAGCCCGCTTGCTCGACGCGCAGACGCGTGCCGGCCCCTTGCGGGGTAAGCGTGAACGTCACCACGCTTTTGAGATCGTAGGCCGCGTCCTCATGCGTGAAATTCCAGGTATAGGCGAGCGATCGCTGCGGCTCGATGGCAAGCACCTCGCAGTCCAGCACGCCGCCCCACTCGCCGCGCAGATTGAAGCGATGACCGACCTCCGGCTTGAAGTCGTTCTTCATCAGCCATTCCTCGATCAGATGCGGCTGCGTCAGCGCGCGCCACAGCCGCTCCGGCGGAAACGCAAATTCGCGCTCGATGACCACGGATCGTGTTTCAGTTGCGGCTTCCATCATTGGTCCATCCTCTTCAGCAAATCATCGAGCGCATCGAGCCGGTTCTGCCAGAAGCCCGTCATCTGGCTGCTCCAGTCGATCAGCGGATTGAGCGCGCCGGGCTGTGCGCTGTAGTGC is part of the Bradyrhizobium commune genome and harbors:
- a CDS encoding SRPBCC family protein, with amino-acid sequence MMEAATETRSVVIEREFAFPPERLWRALTQPHLIEEWLMKNDFKPEVGHRFNLRGEWGGVLDCEVLAIEPQRSLAYTWNFTHEDAAYDLKSVVTFTLTPQGAGTRLRVEQAGFRPSQKQAYGGAHAGWKQFFAKLDELLARAD